The following coding sequences lie in one Desmodus rotundus isolate HL8 chromosome 1, HLdesRot8A.1, whole genome shotgun sequence genomic window:
- the BRD3OS gene encoding putative uncharacterized protein BRD3OS: MSSRAPLAEKALSEAYARRRYRDTSLLIWQQQQQKLESVPPRTYLSRSRSMWYSQYGNEAILVRDRNKLEVSRDTGQSKFCTIM, from the coding sequence ATGAGCAGCCGTGCCCCGCTGGCGGAGAAAGCCCTGTCCGAAGCCTACGCCCGGCGGCGGTACAGGGACACCTCCCTGCTCatctggcagcagcagcagcagaagctggAGTCCGTGCCGCCCAGGACCTACCTGAGCAGGAGCCGCAGTATGTGGTACTCACAGTACGGAAATGAGGCCATCTTGGTCCGTGACAGGAACAAGCTGGAGGTCTCCAGGGACACGGGCCAGTCCAAGTTTTGCACCATTATGTGA